CTTCTGCTTCTAAGATTTGGAATGCGGACCGGTAGTGCATTAATTTGAATACGTTTTGATCCAGCGTCTCCTCCAGAAGATCCTGAAACACAATCTCATCTCCTTTGTATGTTGAATAGAGGCTTCGAGCGAAGGCCTCGACGCGCTCCTCAAAATCGTTGGTTTCGCCGAATTCCGCGAATGACAGCTGATCGTCCTCGTAACCGGTATGGTCCGGTCCTAAATACGCGAACTCATCGTCTGCTCCAGCATTGAACATTGTTTCCTTCATCACTTTCAGCCCCTGCCAGTGGTTCGTCACATGAATAAGATAGTAGCAGGTCTGTCGTTTTGACTCCTCCACCATTTCAAACGGCATCGTGAACTTTGCATCAGCTTTGTCTTTGAGTTGTTCTTGATAGATGGATGAAAATCGCTCGGCCCGTTCGTCTTTGCCGAGATCGGGTGGAACGCGCTGTTGCCATTCCGTAGAGCCCAGTGCCTCAGAGATCGCTTTCTGGTGGCCTGAATCTTCCATCCACTGTGCCATCTTTCCAGCCATAAATGTGATCAACAGCTCTAAACTCTGATCTCGAAGCTGGAAGAGTTCAGTAATTAAACTAAATGGGATATTGCCATATCCGAAAGGGTCTATGAACACTAAGGATGGTGGTGGTACTCCATACTCATACTGCTCAGTGAAATCTACCGCCCAGTCTTCGAACTTTCCGGGTCGACAGATGGGATCAATACGGTCATCTACAACTTGTTCTTTCTCTTGGACAGACTGTTTCAACTTCTCAAAGTTCTCAGGGTCTTTCTCAATAAAAATACACTTAAATGAATCAAGCCGTTCATCAATTCCGTTAGCGGTAGAGAGCATTTTATCAGCCATATCCATCGCAATAAGCGGTGACCCTTGCGACCCGTCAGGATATCGTCCAGGACCAGCAAACCCATCGACAAAAAGCAAATTAGAGTCAACCATGCTGATTTTCTTAATCCATGGGTTAAGATAGAGACTGAGAATACTATGCTTCATTTCTGTCTGCCCTTTTTTTCTCAGCTTCCGTTCGTCGCTGTCTTCGTACATAATTAGTTCGGTAGTGACAAAGTATAGAAATCAGAGAACTGCTTAGTCACTTCGAGATACACCTCTAATAATATAAACTCTAGGGAAAATGGATTTTTTATTACTGGTTGTATAGATTATGAGTCGACAATTGTCTGTGATGCAGGATAACTTGGGGGCGACTCCGCCGGCACCTCACGCCCTGCAAACTCTTCCGGCGACTGTCGATCTCGCCAGGACTGCATCCAGACCGCCGTCTCTTCGTCGACGTGCTTGATCAACTGCTTATCGGGCCACAGATGCACCGGCAGATCCAACTCGCGCCCGATCTCCTGCACCCACCGGAGATGATTCGTCGCGTACTCCACCCACCGATCCCGACTCCGTAGCGCATCCAACTCCTCGGCTAACTCTATTTCACCAGCCTCCCGAGCAGCCTCGACGGTCATCTCGAAGTTCCCGCCACGCGGGTTGATCGGCTCGTGGAACACAACCGCCGGGTCACACTCGGCGACCCGTTCGAGTTGCTCACGAAGGTCGGCCTTGTCCTGCGTGGGATAGGTCGGACTCATACTGACGAACGTCTGCACGCCGTGGTCGTTGAATTCTTTCAACCCCTTCAGCCGCAATTCAGGCGCTGGGGCACTCGGTTCAATCGCTCCAACTTGCTCAGGGTCCATACACGGAATCGATGAGCCAGTGGTCACGTACTTGCCGGCATCCTGAAAGACATCTAGATCCTGTAGCGCCAGAATCGGGTTCCGTGTCAACACCCGGACGTACTCTTCGTGGCTTGCGATAGCGTCAACGACGTCGCGGGTAATCTTCCCAGCGCGACCGTCCATGTAGCAATCCGTCGAAAAGGATACCCCAACGACGCCCTGCCCACGCTCGGTTTCCCGCCACGTTCGCTTCCGATCCAAATGCCCGTCCAGCCGCTCGCCGAGATCGTCCCGATAGAGGACGTAGTTCCCCCACTCTTTCTGGCCGTTGTCAACGTCGGCTTCCTCTTTGAGCATATCCGGCCGCGTTCGAATGTTTGGCGTTGACGGGACATAGCAGAACTTGCAGCCGTGGCGACAGCCTGTCGCCACATTGACAACGTAGTCACAGAGGTGCTTGCTGTTGAGCCCCGATTCGCTAAGAATTGCCTTTGTCGGGTCCTCTCCCGTTCGTACGTCTTCGTGGCCGTCTGTCATATGTTATCTTGTCTTTCTCGTCTACTACTAGATATAAGTGTGTGCAACCAACCCAGCATCCAGTTTCACTTTCACTCCGCGTGGCTGACTTCTAATGGGGTCCAGTATAAAAAGACAGGTAGGAGCAAGACGGATGGAACTCACCTGGGGCACCGGCGATAGCTGGTTCGAGCGGACGTACGCCGTCGAACACGCTGGGTCGACCGTCGCCACGTTCGAGGACCAGCCCACGCTCGACGAACTGCGCGAGCTCTCACGCCAGCATGGCGCTCCCACCGAGCGACTTGACCTCTGGCAGGCTGGCCTCCTCTGTACCCAGTGTGACAGTGAACTCAACGACCGCTTTGCCGCCAACCCGCAGGGGGACCTGCTGTGCTGGGACTGTGCAACCGACACCGAGAGCCACGACGACCGGGGCATTACGGTCAACACTGACCCGACGAAGTCGGTCATGAGCGAGTCCCATCTCCACACCAAGAGCCTCTGTGATCACGTCATCAACGTCGCCACCGGCTGCCGACACGGGTGTGAATTCTGCTACGTGCCAACCACACCGGCTATCGACAGCCGTGATGAGATGCTCGCCGAACAGGCCGGCGTCGACGACCCACAATCCGACTGGGGAAGCTATCTGCTGTACCGGGACGACCTCCCGGAGCGGCTGGGCAACATCCTTGAGGAGCGTGACCCCAGCGAGCGCAAGCAGACCGACCGCGGTCGCGGCGTCGTGATGTTGTCCAGTGGCACTGACTGCTATCAGGACCGCCGGACGGCCCAGATTACTCGCGGCGCTGTCGCCGAGCTCATCACACACGACATTCCCGTTCGCATCCTCACCCGAAGCCCCGCTGTGACTCGGGATATCGATCTCTTCCAGGCCGCCGGTGACCGTATCACGGTCGGCTCCTCGATTCCGTCCTTCGATGCGACACTCGTCAGAGCGATGGAACCGAACGCGCCGCCACCGATGACTCGCTGGCAGGCGCTGGATACGCTCCAACAGGCCGGTGTGTCCGTGTTCGTTTCGATGTCACCCACATATCCGACCATGGACGAGGACGACTTCCACGAGCTACTGAGCTACTTCAGAGCGCTCGGTGAGGTCGTCGTCTTCCACGAGCCAATCAACCCACGGGGCGCGAACTTCCAGCAGTGTCTCGACGCCGCCCAGCAAGCCGGCTACGACGACGTTGTCGAAGAACTCCAGCGGATGCAGGACAGTCACCAGTACTGGGTCGAGTATGCCCTCGACCAGCTGAACACGGTCCAGCAGGTGGCGACGCGTTTCGACGGCCTGCAGGTCCATTCCTGGCCTGACGACGAGCTCGTGCGCTCAACCAGCGGCCAACTCCGGTCGAAACTCAACGCGATGCAGCAGGCCGTCTCACCGGAGTCGTTCTCCGGCCGTACGCCAGACTCGTCGCCGGAGCAATCCGAATTAGCTCGCGACGGCGAGTCCGTCGAGCATCTCATCTAACGACTACAGTGTCTGGGGCAGACCACCTCCTCTCGATGGCAGCCGTGATGAATACGGTAATTCTATGCATACGGTCAGCACAGAGAGCCGACCAACTACTCAGAGACCATCAGCATCTCTCAACAAGCGAAATAACAGAGCGAGAGTCAGTGTCATCGTCACGAGGACTGTAACCGCAACAATGAGTGTCCCTATTCCAATCATGTGTGATCTCGGGGAGCCTTGCAAAAGAAATCCCCGGTATGAGGCCCGCTGTCCGGTCAGATCCAATTAGTCAGTACGCACTTAGATTGACCAGCCGTCCCACGCGATATCGGTTGTTGTGAGTACGGATTCTTTATTCGCCGAGTGGTTGAAACAGCGGGTCGGTTGGGCTGCACACTAAGGAGCCGATTCGTCATCAGTAGCTCTGAAACGGACTACCTTACCAACTTTCTCTGATACCTGCTGGCTGTGATATTTGTGGGACGCGGATTTGGGCGCAAAACCATCCAGTTATCAAATATAATAACTGCGACCATATTGTTTTCGCAAATATCATAAAATAGCTAAATATGTCGAGTAGTGTTCAAGAGGCAATCCAAGTCCTCCATGTCGATGACGAACCGGACTTTCAGGACCTCACTGAGAGGTTTCTTGAACGCGAAGACGAACAATTCAGCGTCGTTGTAGCTACTGATGCAACCGAAGGTCTAGAAATAATAGATGCCGACAAGCCGGACTGTGTTATTTCAGACTTCGATATGCCCAGAGTAGATGGACTTGAATTTCTACGGATGATTCGGGCACAGTACCCGAAACTTCCGGTTATTTTCTTCACTTCGCAGGACCGTGAGACGATCATTGGTAGTGCTATCGCTGTCGGCCCTACGGACTACGTCGAAAAGGAGGCGACCGCTGAACAGTACGAACTTCTAGCCGAACAGATCCGCAGTGCCATACAGAGATAACGTAAGTAACTGAATTCCGCGGCTCGGCTATCTGGCTGTTCAGATAGCGGTGACCCAGCCACTCACCAATATTGTGTCCCCCACAGTTGAACGGAGAGGTATGAAGTGTGAATGCTGTGGGAGTGATGCGGAGGTTCACCGTCATGATGTAGATGAATTCACTGGCTATCTTTGCGATGAGTGCAGGCAGGAATGGACGAGGTTCAAGACGAGTGATGCTGTTTGTCAGCGTGAGACACAGAGATGTTATCCGACCGCTACGCGTCGCTGAAAGGACGGCTCTGAACCAGCTCGCAGAACCCACGCTCCGCCGTGATTGCAACCATCGTTTTCATCGGTCGCCACATACCGCTCCCCATGACCTTCGGTCCGACCTGGAACAACCTACTCGATAACATTGACGCACTCCCATCGGATGCAACCCTCGTTACCCCGCTGTCACGCAAAGCCTTCGGCATCGAGGATGTGCAGGAACACCGCGTGCTGATCCAGTACCGAGACGACGACGAGACGATCCCACTCCAGCAAGCCCAATTTGAGACGCTGTACGAGCGCGTAAGCGAGGCCCGTGGTGAATTCGACGTCGACCGCTTGCCGCCCGACGCCGAACCGTACGCAACTGTTCTGTCTCTCCATCCACGGTTTGAGATAGACGACCGGACGGGAACACTGACCGAAAGCGACCAGTCGACGGGATCGCCACTGGTGGAAGCACAAAGCGGTAGTGAGGAACTCGACGAGACCGAGCGCGAAGAGCCGGATATGGACGTGTATGCAGATGCGCTCTTGCTGATTGACGCACTCGAGCGCCACGACCTGACGGCGCTCGACGCTGTCGACACGCCCGCGCTCGTGAATATCTACACCCTGCTGTCGGACGTCCAGCGCAACGCCAACGACCTCCGGAAGGATGTTCGGAGCGTCTTGCTTGATCGACTCCATCACGACCAGCCGGTTTCTGGGCAGTTTGGCTCCGTCCAGCGGACCACGCGACGGAACCGGGCGCTCAAGGACGACGAACTAGTCTTGAACGCGTTTGAATCCGCCGGCATTGAGCGCGAACGGTTGACGACAGTCGATTCCAGCAAGGTCGACGAAGCGCTCGACGTGACCGAATTGTCCGAGTCCGACGTCTACGACATCGAACCGAGCGAGTACGTTCGTAAGGCCGACGTGGACGAACAGGAGAAAGAAACACGTCTACAGGGGCTGAAAGACCAACTTGAGGCGACCGAAGGCGAGGAAGCTGACGAACTTCGGGAGGAAATCGACGAACTCGAAGATCGGATCACTGAACTGACTGAATTTCGGTCCGGTCGGTCATTCCACGAATCTTCGGCCGGCGGATGACATCCTCCGGGCCGTTCACGGCGCGGTTTCCTCCGTGGGAGTCTCGGCTATGCCGATTCCCCGGAAGCAACAGTCCCGTCACGATGGACGGTACTCGGGTCTGTGCGCTGTTCTTTGGGACTGTAGGTATCCGGTGTGAAGTGATCCAGCGGTTCGCTGCCGAGCGAATCGTCAACAAGAATGTATGCGGATAACGGACTGGCGGATGCTTCTTTCTAAGTGTAGGAACAGTGCCGGTAGACCCGACACCGTTCGGGAATGGGGGTGGGGTGGGGGTGGATGGACACCGAAAGTAGACATAGACCGGTATCCATTTCTAGGATACTCGGTCCATCTGATTGAGCGTTCTGGCTAATTACTTAACGCTCGCCTGGGTCAGCAGGGCCATCTTTTCCAGTTCCGAAAATGAGTATTCGCGCTGGTCTGAATCTAATTGCTGTGTCTACAGCCAGAGATCCGCGAACGTGTCATCGGTGACCTCCTCTTCTCTATTCTCGCACCGTCAGCGCTGGGTCGAACTGAAGATAGCCGTTTGCTTGCACGGCAATTTTGTGCACCTCTAGCGGGTGAGAGGCGTTCCTGAACATGAGCACCGAACAGCAGTCCGGCGACGAACAGTCTGCAGACAGCGAAGCTGACGAGCAACCAGACATTCGTGCCCAGCATCGACAGGCACAGGCCAGTGGCGAGGTCTTCGAAGGCCGACCCCATGGTAACAGATAGATTCCCTTTGACAGTAATCCAAAGCCACAGCTGAGAGTGTGGAAAATGAACCCTGCAGTCCGTTTTGTGTGTGCCGGCGAGGGTGCCGGCGTTGGACTGATACGCACGCAGTAATCGGTGGAGCGTCGGCAGGACACAGTGAGTCCAATGCACAAGATCATCTACGCGATAGTCGAGGCATCGACAGAAGATGAGGCAGTGACGGCCGGGAAACAGGCGTTCGATCACCTGGTCGGCGTCCGACCACACTCTAGTGCTGTCTTCGACTACTACGTCACATTTGATGACGAGACCACATCTGTTGCTGGCAAAGCTCGGTGGGGAGACCGTCCGACCGCAGCTCCCATCGACTCGGCAGACGGCCAAGAACTACTTGATCGGGGCTGGGAGGCAACGAAGGCAGAATTCGAGCGCAATCTCAAGCGGGTGAAAGACGCTCTCAATGAGCACTCAGACGAGGAAATCATGCGCGACAAAGACCTTGCTCGGCATGCCTTCCGCCAAGTCGGGGCCTCCAGAGGTTCAGCAATTGCTCTATATACGGAACACGGGGACGGGATTTGCGATCGGACACAACTCGATCGGATTCTCGGCGAGAGTGATAGCCTCTGGATTGTCCCCGCTGACGTTCACCTATAGCAGTTGGAGTGAATACGGTCTTGTTATTCATGTGAATCAGGATGCCATAGAACGGTTGTCACGCCCATCCGGAAACGATCAGTACAGAGAAACGATGTATCGCACTGATAATCGTTCTCTTCAATTTCTGTCAAAAACAGCGTACAAGGCTTTGATGAGATGAGGTGGCTGCATTTGTTCATTCACGCGGTAACCGATGCATCAGCTATGAGGCTATTTTGAGGATTGATTGGAGAGTTATTCTTGTCTCACTCACTTTCGACTTTCAGTTTAGAGATCATGGTGTTAAAGTCATCATAGACTTTAGGTTTTATTCCATCTTCAAGGTTCTCAACTACTCTATCAATCAATTCGATGTTTACCCATTTGGATTCCAAGAGTAGCATACTACAATCTGAGAGTATAGCTTGAGTACATATCTCTAAATCCGCCATATCATTCGCGTCGGGGTTCTCATTAGGATCCATTTCCTGAAATCGCTGAAGGTAGACTTCCCCTTTCACATACTCCACTATATCCAATTCGTGCTGATGAAGGACTAATTTCTCTCCATCTTCTTTTTCCTCTAAGTGGTCATTGAAAGCTAATCCTTTGAGAGTCTCATATCCGTATTCTTGGGTTAAGTCTCGATATTCCTCAATACCGTTATAAAATTCGTCAACGGGCTCCCAATCCGAAGAACGAAAGAGGTACTGTAGCGTCTCAACCATCCCGAGATCTTGTGTTTGTTCCCTCGCAAAACTTCGGAAATCATCGTCTGGAATAAGAGAAAGTGGGTTCCCTGAAATGCGATATTTCTTTCCGTGGGTCGGTGTTGGCGGAAGACAGTAGTCCGCAATTCCGACGATGATTTTGGACATGATGTCTTGTTCCTTGGCTTTAGCTAAATCAATGAAATTCCCGTAACTGAAGTAGACTTTTACACTCTCATAGGAACACACCTCATAGAATTCCTTGAAAAGGTCTGGATTCTTTTTCAGAGCAATCCAGTAGTTGGTATCCATAATTATTCTATTCATCTTGATTAACACCCACGAGAGGAGGTGTATTAATTCCAGTCTTCAGGATTAACTGAATTGCTCAATCGGTGTAGGCAAATCGTTTTTCGGTAGGAGATTGTTGATATGGTCTCCGGGTTTGGATCCCAGTCAGTAGGTTGCCGTCAGAGCTGCTGAGTCGTACGTTCTCGATCTGCTCAACTCACTGCAGAATCGCAAGACGGCTCTCCATCAACAATGTACTACACATGAGCGCCGATTGTAAATCTGGGCCGACTCCTCGCTCATATAGGAGATTTACCAGTTATCATCGATACCAAGCGAACTTTTTTATATTCACCTGCGCTAATTATGGATGAGGACGCAGGTCACTCCCTTGCCTTTGTGGCGGGGACTGACCTGGTAAGCATGTGCGGTCACAGCGCACGTGTGCTGACGTCCGGCGGTTCCTTTCCGTTACAACTCATTCAGCAGGTACTCCCGTACAACCTCAGATTGTAACCGATTAGCGAGTGACTGGAGTGGCTGATTGCCCCATACATCATCTGTGGAGGGTCGGCGTCCTTCAATCCATGCAGCTGCACGGTCGTACCTTTGTTGTGACTGGCGACGGTCACGGGAGCGAAGGCTGTATAGCGTACAGGGAGGGTCGTCTGAGACATTCCAAGAATCATCAATTCTCTGGATATTATAACCGATTCCCTCAATACCAGCTTCGGGAAGTTGGCTTCTGAGGTATCCAGCAATGTAGTCAGCTGCCGTCAGTTCTGGATAAACCCGATCGCCGTCTTGGAGTTGTGTGAGGTAAACTGGAGTGACCCGGTCACCAAACCCGTTGAATTGCCGCGTTGCTGCTCTTCTAAAGCGTTCTTGGCGAGAACCGTACATCCGGTCACCACCATCATGGACCAGTGCTGCAGGCCCCTGGTAGTCAGGCATAGTCCCTGAGCCACCAGTTAGAGCTTTACTGGCGACGATGCACGCTGTAGCCGCTCGTTGATCGGCAGTATACATCCCCCATCCCGCAACGGCGTACCAAGTAATAGGGCCGGAATCAAGAGACGTAAGTAATTCTTCAACTCTTCCGGACAACTCCGTATTTGACAACCCTTCCGGCGTCGAACTTGATTTACTCTTCCACGGCTCGAGGCCGAGTTCAATAAGTAACTCAGCCAGGGATTCACCATATGATCGTGGACACTGCACCGCAGTCATGACGAATGGCCCATCGTGTTGATTCCCAGATTCATCAACACCAACGACATGACTGGCGTGTTGGACTGGTGGTTGTGTCTCAACAACCCCGTGTTCAAGCAACTCAATCTGCCGCAATCCCGACGACATCTATACTATTCAATCGTATTCACCCGCCGAATAAAAAGCCTCAGTTAATGGATGACTGGGTGGTTATTCAATGACTTCCCGTTCCCCTGTTCTCCACCAGGATCATGTCTATTTGACCGTTCGTGGAATGGCAGACGATACAGGCTCGGCGTGTCTAATACATCCAAGACCCATATTTTGACAACCATTTTAGAGGGGAGTCCTCGTGCACGTCGACGTCTCGTGCGGTTGAAGACGAGAGCGACACGACTACACTAGCGCTGGTAGTCGGGCCTTCTCAACGTGGGGCAGACGGTCGGGTGACATAGCACGGCTGACTGATGGTATTCGACGTGGGGCTGGCAGGCTAACTAAGAGGGCGAGAGGCAAGTGTGAGCCGGACGGGGGACTGACAGCCGGGCAGGAACAAGTGACTGGCTGGTGTGTCTCTGGCCGCCGTGCAGCCGCCGCTGGGCGGCACTCTCGTTGCTGGTCGAGCCGGTCCGTAAAGTGGTGAAAGGACGGACAAGAATGGATGTCAAATGCCTCATTACTTGTGACATCGGGATTGCGGTATCACTCAAACTGAGGGCGGAAACAGAAGTACAACTGATAGAGTTGGGGGACACTGTACTACAAAGACCGGAGCTTGCATTACCACTAGTTGAGAGATTCGTGGTACTACTGTTCGAACCAGTACTGGCTACCGTAGGTGTACAGAAGATTGTGGAACTGCTATGGCGACCGGAATCACGAGAACGGTAACGGTATCGGCCCAGCACACCTT
The Haloarcula sp. CBA1129 genome window above contains:
- the tcmP gene encoding three-Cys-motif partner protein TcmP, whose amino-acid sequence is MYEDSDERKLRKKGQTEMKHSILSLYLNPWIKKISMVDSNLLFVDGFAGPGRYPDGSQGSPLIAMDMADKMLSTANGIDERLDSFKCIFIEKDPENFEKLKQSVQEKEQVVDDRIDPICRPGKFEDWAVDFTEQYEYGVPPPSLVFIDPFGYGNIPFSLITELFQLRDQSLELLITFMAGKMAQWMEDSGHQKAISEALGSTEWQQRVPPDLGKDERAERFSSIYQEQLKDKADAKFTMPFEMVEESKRQTCYYLIHVTNHWQGLKVMKETMFNAGADDEFAYLGPDHTGYEDDQLSFAEFGETNDFEERVEAFARSLYSTYKGDEIVFQDLLEETLDQNVFKLMHYRSAFQILEAEGKLEVEHRPHKPNGNKSRGYGRDDILKFVNMSLSNFT
- a CDS encoding radical SAM protein; this encodes MTDGHEDVRTGEDPTKAILSESGLNSKHLCDYVVNVATGCRHGCKFCYVPSTPNIRTRPDMLKEEADVDNGQKEWGNYVLYRDDLGERLDGHLDRKRTWRETERGQGVVGVSFSTDCYMDGRAGKITRDVVDAIASHEEYVRVLTRNPILALQDLDVFQDAGKYVTTGSSIPCMDPEQVGAIEPSAPAPELRLKGLKEFNDHGVQTFVSMSPTYPTQDKADLREQLERVAECDPAVVFHEPINPRGGNFEMTVEAAREAGEIELAEELDALRSRDRWVEYATNHLRWVQEIGRELDLPVHLWPDKQLIKHVDEETAVWMQSWRDRQSPEEFAGREVPAESPPSYPASQTIVDS
- a CDS encoding radical SAM protein, with protein sequence MELTWGTGDSWFERTYAVEHAGSTVATFEDQPTLDELRELSRQHGAPTERLDLWQAGLLCTQCDSELNDRFAANPQGDLLCWDCATDTESHDDRGITVNTDPTKSVMSESHLHTKSLCDHVINVATGCRHGCEFCYVPTTPAIDSRDEMLAEQAGVDDPQSDWGSYLLYRDDLPERLGNILEERDPSERKQTDRGRGVVMLSSGTDCYQDRRTAQITRGAVAELITHDIPVRILTRSPAVTRDIDLFQAAGDRITVGSSIPSFDATLVRAMEPNAPPPMTRWQALDTLQQAGVSVFVSMSPTYPTMDEDDFHELLSYFRALGEVVVFHEPINPRGANFQQCLDAAQQAGYDDVVEELQRMQDSHQYWVEYALDQLNTVQQVATRFDGLQVHSWPDDELVRSTSGQLRSKLNAMQQAVSPESFSGRTPDSSPEQSELARDGESVEHLI
- a CDS encoding response regulator; the encoded protein is MSSSVQEAIQVLHVDDEPDFQDLTERFLEREDEQFSVVVATDATEGLEIIDADKPDCVISDFDMPRVDGLEFLRMIRAQYPKLPVIFFTSQDRETIIGSAIAVGPTDYVEKEATAEQYELLAEQIRSAIQR